Proteins co-encoded in one Bacillus spongiae genomic window:
- a CDS encoding aspartyl-phosphate phosphatase Spo0E family protein, whose product MFTVNQQERLLEEKVVLEIEKLRSQMYFSAKQHGITNQMTVKYSQLLDQAILKAQTRQMQVTRNIRSM is encoded by the coding sequence GTGTTTACTGTAAATCAGCAAGAGCGGTTGTTGGAAGAAAAAGTTGTATTGGAGATTGAAAAATTACGGTCGCAAATGTATTTTTCTGCTAAACAGCATGGGATTACGAATCAAATGACCGTAAAATATAGTCAATTATTAGATCAAGCCATTTTAAAGGCTCAAACTCGACAAATGCAAGTGACTCGTAATATCCGCTCGATGTAG
- a CDS encoding GNAT family N-acetyltransferase, whose translation MDVDENGLYRYNYFDQYWTENERFPFLIKVNEKYGGFAFVRKLKHETGSSYYSMAEFFILKKYRKIGVGKQSAFQLFNFFPGEWEISEVEENIPSQWFWRRIISEYTNGRYIETEKKNGRGPVQRFYSMEDTM comes from the coding sequence ATGGATGTAGATGAAAACGGATTATATCGATACAACTATTTTGATCAGTACTGGACAGAAAATGAACGTTTTCCTTTTCTAATTAAAGTGAATGAGAAATATGGTGGTTTTGCTTTTGTTCGTAAACTAAAACATGAAACGGGGAGCAGTTATTATTCAATGGCGGAATTTTTTATTTTGAAGAAGTATCGAAAAATCGGTGTAGGGAAACAATCCGCCTTTCAGTTATTCAATTTTTTTCCTGGAGAATGGGAAATTTCAGAAGTTGAGGAGAATATTCCGTCACAGTGGTTTTGGCGACGGATCATTTCTGAATATACGAATGGGCGGTATATAGAAACTGAAAAAAAGAATGGGAGAGGACCGGTTCAACGTTTTTATTCAATGGAAGACACTATGTAA
- a CDS encoding GNAT family N-acetyltransferase, which produces MKIVYRRAEFDDMDQLFPLAESLATSFQLNRTDFSSVFLELLKDPNADILLAEIDSKLIGYVLAFHHATFYANGEVTWVEEVFVSAEYRGDGVGKRLMDKVEELSLKRGSKLVALATRRAHQFYSAIGYEESATYYKKTLVDEK; this is translated from the coding sequence GTGAAAATTGTATATAGAAGAGCAGAATTTGATGACATGGATCAATTATTTCCATTAGCAGAAAGTTTAGCTACTAGTTTTCAACTAAATCGAACGGATTTTTCTAGTGTTTTTTTAGAATTACTGAAAGATCCCAATGCAGATATTCTATTAGCAGAGATAGATTCTAAATTAATTGGTTATGTACTAGCATTTCACCATGCTACGTTTTATGCAAATGGGGAGGTAACTTGGGTGGAGGAAGTGTTTGTCTCTGCTGAATATAGGGGAGATGGCGTTGGTAAAAGGCTGATGGATAAAGTAGAGGAACTCTCATTAAAACGAGGTTCTAAATTGGTTGCCTTAGCAACGAGAAGAGCCCATCAGTTTTATTCAGCCATTGGATACGAAGAATCTGCTACCTATTATAAAAAGACATTAGTAGATGAAAAGTAA
- a CDS encoding GNAT family N-acetyltransferase — MIRLATEFDAATIIDIKKEIILSETTTKFFISSPNKIPDNVNKEKEKIQKSNEKGNLYIVFEKDGKVVGFLVFYRYDMDRLKHAGSLGMGIREEYCNQGIGTKLLEFLIKWAKNQKDLEKICLGVVSVNDRAIKVYKRMGFVEEGRQRKQIKYEDGSYGDDILMAYYLK; from the coding sequence TTGATCCGGTTAGCAACAGAATTTGACGCTGCAACAATAATTGATATTAAAAAAGAAATTATTTTATCTGAAACGACGACGAAATTTTTTATCTCTTCTCCTAATAAAATACCCGATAATGTGAATAAAGAAAAAGAAAAAATCCAAAAAAGTAATGAAAAAGGAAACCTTTATATAGTCTTTGAAAAAGACGGTAAAGTGGTAGGGTTTTTGGTTTTTTATCGATATGACATGGATCGATTAAAGCACGCAGGGTCATTGGGGATGGGAATCAGAGAGGAATACTGCAATCAGGGAATTGGCACTAAACTACTAGAGTTCCTCATCAAGTGGGCTAAAAATCAAAAGGATTTAGAAAAAATTTGCTTAGGAGTCGTTTCAGTCAATGATAGAGCCATAAAAGTATATAAGCGCATGGGTTTTGTAGAAGAAGGTAGGCAAAGAAAGCAAATAAAATATGAAGATGGTTCTTATGGAGATGATATTTTAATGGCTTATTATCTTAAATAG
- a CDS encoding beta-propeller fold lactonase family protein has product MCKEQGLIYVSNRGSDTVSVIDVATNKEIKQIPVGQRPFDIDITQNGKFLYVANRCSDDITVIKVKKNKVAKTIKVGKVPIDIDFQPGGELNFSVNNGSNNISVINTIKNKVVKEIKVGKQPFTSSFTTNGDFYYACNTGSNSVSVIDAKKLKEIKQIKVGKQPFQARVSRNNEQVYVPNNGSNTVSVIDTKSNKEIKQIKVGKQPSRTFVSRDNRLVFVSNTGSNSVSVIDIASLKVIKEIKVGKGPFFAMFTPDGQFYYVSNTGGRSISVLDVATLKEIKRIKVGENPAVGRFTSDGTRFYIPNSGSDTVSLIDTAKLKELKKIKVGKLPEQAFFLSTE; this is encoded by the coding sequence ATGTGTAAAGAGCAAGGATTAATTTATGTAAGTAATCGTGGTTCAGATACTGTTTCTGTTATTGATGTTGCAACCAATAAAGAAATTAAACAAATTCCTGTAGGGCAACGTCCTTTTGATATCGATATTACACAAAATGGGAAGTTCCTTTATGTCGCGAATAGATGTTCAGATGATATTACCGTTATAAAGGTGAAAAAAAATAAAGTAGCTAAAACCATTAAGGTAGGGAAAGTACCGATTGATATAGACTTTCAGCCTGGTGGGGAGTTAAACTTTTCCGTTAATAATGGCTCTAATAATATCTCTGTCATAAACACGATCAAGAACAAAGTTGTGAAGGAAATTAAGGTTGGCAAGCAGCCATTCACATCAAGTTTTACTACAAACGGTGATTTTTATTATGCGTGTAATACGGGATCTAATAGCGTTTCAGTTATTGACGCCAAAAAACTAAAAGAAATCAAACAAATCAAAGTGGGCAAACAACCATTTCAAGCTCGTGTTTCGCGAAATAATGAACAAGTATATGTTCCTAATAATGGTTCTAATACCGTTTCCGTCATTGATACAAAATCAAACAAAGAAATCAAACAAATTAAAGTCGGAAAACAACCTTCTAGAACCTTTGTTTCGAGAGATAACAGATTAGTATTTGTAAGTAATACGGGATCTAATAGTGTCTCCGTTATTGATATTGCTAGCTTAAAGGTCATAAAGGAAATAAAAGTTGGTAAGGGACCATTCTTTGCAATGTTTACTCCTGATGGACAATTTTATTATGTCAGCAATACAGGTGGAAGATCAATTTCTGTCTTAGATGTAGCGACATTGAAAGAAATTAAAAGAATTAAAGTGGGAGAGAATCCCGCAGTTGGCAGATTCACTTCAGATGGAACTCGTTTTTATATCCCAAACTCTGGGTCAGATACAGTCTCCCTTATCGATACAGCTAAGCTAAAAGAACTGAAAAAAATAAAAGTAGGAAAATTACCGGAACAGGCTTTCTTCCTTTCAACAGAGTAG
- a CDS encoding DUF6143 family protein, whose protein sequence is MGNNIKPVANIINSAFQSSKGRNFAGLTDLLTFGDGTVAWGRLLNPPNSKIDLFFDFFTLTNFSTSPYTANLFVDAIPPGEIFTSSNVGNLNTNFNRTPMGKLQFNPSVQGELIGGVNTALRRVPANETITSGQISGKIIIAPGNSILFFLSSDAVVKARIGFEWWEGENIF, encoded by the coding sequence ATGGGAAACAATATTAAGCCAGTTGCCAATATCATTAATTCAGCTTTTCAATCTTCAAAGGGAAGAAATTTTGCAGGCTTAACTGACCTTTTAACATTTGGAGATGGAACAGTAGCTTGGGGTCGTCTTTTGAACCCTCCTAATTCAAAAATAGATTTATTTTTTGACTTTTTTACACTCACTAATTTCTCTACCTCTCCGTATACAGCCAATTTATTCGTGGATGCCATCCCTCCTGGAGAAATATTCACTTCTTCTAATGTAGGCAATTTAAACACAAATTTCAACAGAACTCCAATGGGAAAATTACAATTTAATCCATCGGTTCAAGGAGAGCTTATCGGAGGAGTAAATACCGCCCTCAGACGAGTTCCAGCTAATGAAACGATAACTAGTGGGCAGATTAGCGGAAAAATTATTATTGCACCTGGCAATTCTATTCTTTTCTTTTTATCAAGTGATGCAGTAGTAAAGGCCAGAATTGGGTTTGAGTGGTGGGAAGGAGAAAATATTTTCTAA
- a CDS encoding DUF2179 domain-containing protein — translation MLSALLIFLLQIIYVPILTLRTIFLVKNRTKTAAGMGALEATIYIVSLGIVFKDLTNLYNISAYIIGFSVGLLLGGALEQKLAIGYITYQVSLLTKNDELVNILRTSGFGVTVFEGKGIESNIRYRLDIISQRSREEELLTIINDIVPKAFLTSYEIRSFKGGFMTSSMKTRWKLFKNKK, via the coding sequence ATGTTATCAGCATTGCTTATTTTTTTACTACAAATTATTTATGTTCCTATTTTGACACTAAGAACGATTTTTCTTGTGAAAAATAGAACGAAAACAGCGGCAGGAATGGGAGCATTAGAAGCTACTATTTACATTGTAAGTCTTGGAATTGTCTTTAAAGATTTAACGAATCTATATAATATCTCTGCCTATATCATCGGGTTTAGTGTTGGACTATTATTAGGAGGAGCGTTAGAACAAAAGCTTGCAATCGGGTATATTACGTATCAAGTCAGTTTGCTTACAAAAAATGATGAACTCGTCAACATACTTAGAACATCAGGGTTTGGTGTCACAGTCTTTGAGGGAAAAGGAATTGAATCTAACATAAGGTATCGCCTAGATATTATCTCTCAGCGCTCAAGAGAAGAAGAATTGCTAACAATCATAAATGATATTGTGCCTAAAGCATTTTTAACATCATACGAAATCCGTTCTTTCAAAGGTGGATTTATGACATCATCAATGAAAACTAGGTGGAAATTATTTAAGAACAAGAAATAG
- a CDS encoding alpha/beta hydrolase, giving the protein MKSRFKTLEGKQALYDSYDQLLHLWDVPYEERDIETRYGQTHLIITGDEHNPPLVLFHGTGDNSAIMWIYNIQALSKKFYVIAVDTLGGAGKSEPNEHYSKDFVPHLWIDDILNTLAIHKTHMAGVSYGVYLTLSYEIYNPDRVEKIICMASFLPVKGLSIKYTLLGMRSILTFFPEVLRPNEKNALKLLRKLGSPLSEENTENNETFKHFLYILKYSQPERRKFTTYELSALSTFKEKALFLIGNSDPIAYHSSYIQFFQDYEFHYKIIKRAGHSINQDQPEIINHEMINFLLNDG; this is encoded by the coding sequence GTGAAAAGCCGTTTTAAAACGCTGGAAGGAAAGCAAGCACTCTACGACTCTTATGATCAATTATTGCATTTATGGGATGTTCCATATGAGGAACGAGATATCGAGACTAGATATGGTCAAACTCACTTAATTATTACAGGAGATGAGCACAATCCTCCATTAGTTCTTTTTCACGGTACAGGTGATAATTCAGCTATTATGTGGATCTATAATATTCAGGCATTGTCCAAAAAGTTCTACGTTATCGCTGTCGATACATTAGGTGGTGCAGGAAAAAGTGAACCGAATGAGCACTATAGTAAAGACTTTGTCCCTCATTTATGGATCGACGACATTTTAAATACTTTAGCCATTCATAAAACACATATGGCTGGTGTATCCTATGGAGTTTACTTGACACTATCCTATGAAATCTACAATCCCGACCGAGTCGAGAAAATCATTTGTATGGCCAGTTTTCTCCCTGTAAAAGGGTTAAGTATAAAGTATACTTTACTCGGAATGAGAAGCATTTTAACCTTCTTTCCTGAAGTATTACGTCCTAATGAAAAAAACGCCTTAAAGCTTCTTCGTAAACTCGGAAGCCCCCTTTCTGAAGAAAACACTGAAAATAATGAGACCTTCAAACATTTCCTCTACATTTTAAAATATAGTCAGCCTGAAAGAAGGAAATTTACAACGTATGAACTGAGTGCTTTATCAACCTTTAAAGAAAAAGCACTGTTTTTAATCGGTAATTCCGACCCAATTGCTTACCACTCTTCCTATATTCAATTTTTTCAAGATTATGAGTTTCATTATAAAATCATAAAAAGAGCAGGTCACTCCATTAATCAAGACCAACCGGAAATAATCAATCATGAAATGATCAACTTTTTATTAAATGATGGGTAA
- a CDS encoding serine hydrolase encodes MKKNHVKRSSVIDNTVRDLDFSGVILVKGEKEMMLESVHGFANRSEEIVNTFQTRFGIASGCKLFTSIAIAQLVDKGMLTFQTRLKDCLDIDFPHFDESITIHHLLTHSSGIPDYFDEAVMEYEEIWKEKPMYTVNQLQDFLPMFQYNSMMFTPGERFHYNNSGFIILGLIVEQQTGLEFSEYVEAEIFKRCDMKDSGYFSLDRLPKHTAVGYIDNEKDGTWRTNVYSIPIKGGADGGAYVTASDYLKLWEGLMSHKLLSEGTTKVLLTPHICEKDEEYYGYGIWIRKRNGEIYKYHVMGYDPGVSFHSSFYPKTGVKVVIPSNKEYGPYKVTLAIEEEWLMD; translated from the coding sequence TTGAAAAAAAATCATGTAAAAAGAAGTTCAGTTATAGATAATACAGTACGTGATCTTGATTTTTCAGGAGTTATTTTAGTAAAAGGTGAGAAGGAGATGATGCTGGAAAGTGTACATGGTTTTGCGAACCGATCTGAGGAAATTGTCAATACCTTTCAGACACGATTTGGTATTGCCTCCGGATGTAAACTTTTTACATCGATTGCTATCGCCCAACTAGTTGATAAAGGGATGTTGACCTTTCAGACACGTCTAAAAGATTGCCTGGATATCGATTTTCCTCATTTTGATGAGTCGATTACCATTCATCATCTTTTAACACATAGCTCAGGTATTCCAGATTATTTTGATGAAGCCGTGATGGAATATGAAGAAATATGGAAAGAAAAACCGATGTATACAGTCAACCAGTTACAAGACTTTTTGCCTATGTTTCAGTATAACAGCATGATGTTCACACCTGGTGAGAGGTTTCATTATAATAATTCCGGATTTATTATTCTCGGCTTAATCGTCGAGCAGCAAACAGGACTTGAGTTTTCTGAATATGTGGAAGCAGAGATTTTTAAGCGGTGCGACATGAAGGATTCAGGCTATTTTTCGCTAGACAGGCTACCTAAACATACGGCAGTTGGTTATATAGATAATGAGAAAGATGGTACGTGGCGAACAAATGTCTATTCCATTCCCATTAAGGGTGGAGCGGATGGCGGAGCCTATGTCACAGCTTCTGATTATCTGAAACTGTGGGAAGGACTTATGAGTCATAAGCTCTTAAGTGAGGGAACAACGAAAGTTTTGTTAACACCTCATATTTGTGAGAAGGATGAGGAGTATTATGGATACGGAATTTGGATTCGAAAACGAAATGGCGAGATATATAAATATCACGTAATGGGCTATGACCCAGGCGTATCCTTTCATTCCTCCTTTTATCCAAAGACAGGTGTTAAAGTTGTGATCCCTTCCAATAAAGAATATGGACCGTATAAAGTGACATTGGCGATAGAAGAAGAGTGGTTAATGGATTGA